One Succinivibrio dextrinosolvens DNA window includes the following coding sequences:
- the secF gene encoding protein translocase subunit SecF, translating into MRTFIKENTVIPFMKIKGIVEILCVLLVVGSIVSMCVKGLNWGLDFTGGIVVETEYTEGVELNLVKEAYAKEGINGTTQHFGSQRNVVVRVAPKDGIDQQTVTNKVFAASKTIDPEVKLVRNEYVGPAVGEELVESGILAIVVSLIAILAYIAFRFEWRMATGAVISLTYDVIIVMGTFSVLQIEYDLTVLAAVLTVVGYSLNDKIVVFDRIRENAVKLPRNTEMPRLFDISLTQTLSRTIITSGTTLITVVSLMIFGGEMIYGFSLALFVGIVFGTISSIYVASTWALILGIKRENLIPVKVEKKETDGYETMD; encoded by the coding sequence GTGCGTACTTTTATTAAAGAGAATACAGTTATTCCTTTCATGAAAATCAAAGGAATAGTTGAAATCCTTTGTGTTTTACTGGTTGTCGGAAGTATTGTAAGCATGTGCGTTAAAGGCCTTAACTGGGGTCTTGACTTCACTGGCGGTATCGTTGTTGAGACTGAATATACCGAAGGTGTGGAACTTAATCTGGTTAAAGAGGCATATGCCAAGGAAGGTATTAATGGAACAACCCAGCATTTCGGTTCTCAGCGTAATGTTGTTGTTAGAGTTGCTCCTAAGGACGGTATCGATCAGCAGACTGTTACCAACAAGGTTTTCGCAGCATCAAAGACTATTGATCCTGAAGTAAAGCTTGTCCGTAACGAATATGTTGGTCCTGCTGTTGGTGAGGAGCTTGTTGAAAGCGGAATTCTGGCAATTGTAGTTTCTCTGATTGCAATTCTGGCTTATATCGCTTTTCGTTTCGAGTGGCGAATGGCTACTGGCGCGGTTATCTCTCTTACATACGATGTTATTATAGTTATGGGAACTTTCTCTGTACTGCAGATTGAGTATGATCTGACCGTTCTTGCTGCGGTTTTAACTGTGGTAGGTTACTCTCTGAACGATAAGATTGTTGTGTTCGACCGTATCCGTGAGAATGCAGTTAAGCTGCCTCGTAATACCGAAATGCCAAGACTGTTCGATATTTCTCTGACTCAGACTCTGTCAAGAACCATCATTACTTCAGGTACAACCTTGATCACCGTTGTTAGTTTGATGATTTTTGGTGGTGAAATGATTTATGGCTTTTCTTTAGCACTGTTTGTTGGTATTGTATTTGGTACAATATCATCAATTTATGTTGCCTCTACCTGGGCTCTGATCCTCGGCATTAAGCGCGAGAATCTGATCCCTGTTAAAGTAGAGAAAAAAGAAACTGATGGTTATGAGACCATGGATTAA
- a CDS encoding ArsR/SmtB family transcription factor, with amino-acid sequence MSENAIDLTPQEIDSIKAQMIASDDALVMSEFFKALSDPTRLNMVHALLLHKWLCVSDIASLVELSKSAVSHQLAYMRINKLVRVKREGRKVFYALNDSHVESVFALALSHIKE; translated from the coding sequence ATGTCTGAAAATGCAATAGACCTAACCCCTCAGGAAATTGATTCCATTAAAGCTCAGATGATTGCCTCAGATGATGCTTTGGTTATGAGTGAATTTTTCAAGGCGCTTTCTGATCCAACCAGACTGAATATGGTTCATGCTCTGCTTCTTCACAAGTGGCTCTGTGTCAGCGACATTGCCTCTCTGGTGGAACTGAGCAAATCAGCTGTTTCTCATCAGCTTGCATACATGAGAATAAACAAACTTGTCAGAGTTAAAAGAGAAGGCCGTAAGGTTTTTTACGCTTTAAACGATTCTCACGTAGAATCTGTTTTTGCTCTGGCTCTATCCCACATCAAAGAATAA
- a CDS encoding cysteine desulfurase family protein, with protein MSKPVYFDYAAATPTDKRVVEVMINCMSIDGAFANPHAKDHVYGWQAAEAVENAREQVANLIGASPLEITFTSGATESNNLAIFGLARGLAKKGDKRRHIITSKIEHKAILEACQLLEDEGYRVTYLSPDKAGVIDVDSVEKAITDDTFLVSIAQANSVLGSVSDIHAIASMCHRHQVYFHSDVAQSIGYLKMDYDNSDIDMVSLTAEKVCGPKGVGALYVKRSSNVPLFAQIYGGGQEKGLRGGTVPTHEVAGLGKAFDILRTEGLKDKARFEKMRARLLEGIKDVPGLVINGSKTGGLPNILSLSFDGIDGHMLLPTLSGIAASTGSACSSTSLEPSYILKAIGHSDNLARASIRLSFGRYTEDSEIDTVIEEITTKIPKLRDAGSMWKVKQ; from the coding sequence ATGTCAAAACCTGTATATTTTGATTATGCCGCAGCTACTCCAACAGACAAGCGTGTAGTTGAGGTTATGATTAACTGCATGTCGATTGACGGAGCTTTTGCCAATCCTCATGCCAAGGATCATGTATATGGCTGGCAGGCTGCCGAAGCCGTTGAAAATGCCAGAGAACAGGTTGCCAATCTTATCGGCGCCTCTCCTCTTGAGATTACATTTACCTCTGGAGCAACCGAGAGCAATAACCTTGCCATCTTTGGTTTGGCCCGCGGTCTTGCCAAAAAAGGCGATAAAAGACGTCATATAATCACCTCAAAGATTGAACACAAGGCTATACTTGAAGCCTGTCAGCTGCTTGAGGATGAAGGCTACAGGGTAACCTATCTGTCTCCAGACAAGGCTGGTGTTATCGATGTTGATTCTGTTGAAAAGGCAATTACAGACGATACTTTTCTGGTATCGATTGCCCAGGCTAATTCAGTTCTCGGTTCTGTAAGCGATATCCATGCAATTGCCTCCATGTGTCACCGTCATCAGGTTTATTTCCATTCAGATGTTGCGCAGTCTATCGGTTATCTGAAGATGGATTATGACAACTCCGACATCGATATGGTTTCTCTGACAGCAGAAAAAGTCTGCGGTCCAAAGGGCGTTGGTGCACTGTATGTTAAGCGCAGCTCAAATGTTCCTCTGTTTGCTCAGATTTACGGCGGAGGTCAGGAAAAGGGACTTCGAGGCGGTACTGTACCGACTCACGAGGTTGCAGGTTTAGGCAAGGCCTTTGATATTTTAAGAACCGAAGGTCTGAAGGATAAGGCTCGTTTTGAAAAAATGAGAGCAAGACTTCTTGAGGGGATCAAGGATGTTCCTGGTCTTGTTATCAACGGTTCAAAGACCGGTGGTCTTCCTAATATACTTTCCTTGAGTTTTGACGGAATAGACGGACATATGTTGCTGCCTACCTTATCCGGTATTGCGGCATCCACGGGATCTGCCTGTTCATCTACCTCTTTAGAGCCTTCATATATTCTCAAGGCAATCGGTCATTCAGATAATCTGGCACGTGCTTCGATAAGACTTTCCTTTGGCAGATATACAGAGGACAGTGAAATAGATACAGTAATTGAAGAGATTACAACCAAGATCCCTAAATTACGCGATGCCGGTTCAATGTGGAAGGTAAAACAGTAA
- a CDS encoding NAD-dependent deacylase: MYKHIVVLTGAGISAESGIPVFRSETGLWEQERVEDVATYDGYMRDKNKVHEFYNKMRRSIKTKEPNPAHLALTRLQQEYTKKYPGSTVTIVTQNIDDLHEKAKSENVIHMHGELNSIWCEHCDARYKYYEDSSTETKCNLCGSKKLRPDIVWFGEMPYRMNEIEKALYECDLFMSIGTSGVVYPAAGFCQLARSVGATCVEFNLEKSAVGSSFNYGVYGKASQTLPEFVEQLIENGEYKN, encoded by the coding sequence ATGTATAAGCATATTGTTGTTCTTACCGGAGCCGGTATTTCCGCAGAATCTGGAATCCCCGTCTTCAGATCAGAAACAGGATTATGGGAACAGGAAAGAGTTGAGGATGTTGCCACTTACGATGGCTACATGAGAGATAAAAACAAGGTACATGAATTCTATAACAAGATGCGCCGATCAATTAAAACCAAGGAGCCAAATCCAGCACACCTGGCTTTAACCAGACTTCAGCAGGAGTATACCAAGAAATACCCTGGATCTACTGTTACCATTGTTACCCAGAATATCGATGATCTTCATGAAAAGGCAAAATCTGAAAACGTGATTCACATGCACGGTGAACTTAACAGCATCTGGTGTGAGCACTGTGATGCCAGATACAAATACTATGAGGATTCATCTACCGAAACCAAATGTAATCTCTGTGGAAGCAAAAAATTAAGACCAGATATTGTCTGGTTTGGAGAAATGCCTTACAGAATGAATGAGATTGAGAAGGCGTTATATGAATGCGATCTGTTCATGTCCATTGGTACATCTGGTGTAGTTTATCCTGCAGCCGGTTTCTGTCAGCTGGCCAGAAGCGTAGGCGCAACCTGTGTGGAATTCAATCTTGAAAAATCTGCCGTGGGTTCAAGCTTTAACTATGGAGTCTACGGTAAGGCTTCCCAGACCTTACCTGAATTTGTAGAACAGCTGATAGAAAACGGAGAATATAAGAATTAG
- the rlmN gene encoding 23S rRNA (adenine(2503)-C(2))-methyltransferase RlmN: protein MSTDKINLMNLSPAELGEFFVSIGEKSFRSQQILRWVYQFGETDFDKMTNLRKDLRAKLKESCVITAPEIVSEQVASDGTTKWALDLGDGQLVETVLIPEEDRNTLCISTQVGCPVKCSFCRTGAQGFNRNLTVNEIIGQVFRASTRVGFSKNQEQKPISNVVMMGMGEPLLNLANVTKVCELLLSDYAFALSKRRVTVSTSGVAPVINKIAGKLDVALALSLHAPNDELRNILVPLNEKYPIAEVLDSVRNYLDKSNANCGRVTIEYVLLDHINDSIEQAEELVRLLRTIPCKVNLIPFNEHENSEYRKPSNSRIDRFYKVLFDAGFTVIKRTTRGDEISAACGQLAGQVKDKLAKQKINAKTC, encoded by the coding sequence ATGTCTACAGATAAAATCAATTTGATGAATCTCTCTCCTGCAGAATTAGGTGAATTCTTTGTTTCTATCGGAGAGAAGTCCTTCAGATCTCAGCAGATCCTTCGCTGGGTATATCAGTTTGGTGAAACTGATTTTGATAAGATGACTAATTTAAGAAAGGATCTGAGAGCCAAGCTTAAAGAGTCCTGTGTAATTACAGCTCCTGAAATTGTGAGCGAGCAGGTTGCCTCAGACGGCACCACCAAGTGGGCGCTTGATCTTGGTGATGGTCAGCTGGTTGAGACAGTACTGATTCCTGAAGAGGACAGAAATACTCTTTGTATTTCAACTCAGGTAGGCTGTCCTGTTAAGTGCTCATTCTGCAGAACCGGCGCACAGGGATTTAATAGAAATCTAACTGTAAACGAGATTATCGGTCAGGTTTTTCGTGCTTCAACCAGAGTAGGCTTTAGCAAGAATCAGGAGCAGAAACCGATTTCAAATGTGGTGATGATGGGGATGGGTGAACCTCTTTTAAACCTTGCCAACGTTACCAAAGTCTGTGAGCTTCTTCTTTCAGACTATGCCTTTGCTCTTTCAAAAAGGCGTGTTACCGTCTCAACCTCAGGTGTAGCTCCTGTTATAAACAAGATTGCCGGCAAGCTGGATGTGGCTTTAGCTTTATCTCTGCATGCTCCAAATGATGAACTGAGAAATATTCTTGTTCCTTTAAATGAGAAGTATCCGATTGCTGAGGTATTAGATTCGGTAAGAAATTACCTGGATAAATCAAACGCAAATTGCGGTCGAGTCACAATTGAATATGTCCTTTTAGATCATATAAATGATAGTATAGAGCAGGCTGAGGAACTTGTAAGATTACTGAGAACCATTCCTTGCAAGGTTAACCTGATTCCTTTTAATGAGCACGAGAATTCCGAGTACAGAAAACCTTCAAACAGCAGAATCGACAGATTCTACAAGGTGTTATTTGATGCCGGATTTACCGTAATCAAGCGTACAACCCGCGGTGATGAGATCTCTGCCGCCTGCGGTCAGCTGGCTGGTCAGGTAAAGGATAAGCTGGCTAAACAGAAGATTAATGCTAAGACCTGTTAG
- a CDS encoding helix-turn-helix domain-containing protein, with product MSPKRLKASRYRHDRNRSQAHILKENEPMMNGVEEQTIEEIKESTRLEPELADIRSDIDTSGPKLGDILPELKKMNKEIESNNNQENEVTEDASENGMKAEKQEEPVADTKDELPEETVPEVASAVESFESKKIESEPERAEEPKTENSNADDPDRVPVSTTYSDDEVPNRPGAILMHAREILGLSQREVAHKLNLRVNSVSDIEHDRLNQPTAVQFASVHIANYAKLVNINPELLVDLYKQNVRANVQLQEEQKAKAAAGVAKTEKKNFKVPLMIAGAAVLVVATAAITSSLMSKSDSNTSGALVIEDTVEASVDSEGTLLMDTENSKMKTNVVEEEPLTEPVDMNTLMAQEQSKNLNTDEIIDSKAGTQTTVEKTNTNISLKVKGEAAKKLQAAKVDPVDENIVQEASSNLKSVNLNSAETAKTVKAEENKLKITNDNVLTSSKVKESAAVQTVQPKVEPVKAETPKTENAEKPVSKATLSANTRDVSSSVRLNGKRDPFESMNTATIRVTGDVAIKVTGNGKLLKQGNFSSGDTIKVTGIPPLKISVSDSSKVRISYMGTTVAVPGAQQVSFALPTR from the coding sequence ATGAGTCCAAAAAGATTAAAAGCTTCAAGATATAGACACGACAGAAACAGAAGTCAGGCTCATATTCTTAAAGAAAATGAACCAATGATGAATGGTGTTGAAGAACAAACCATTGAGGAAATAAAAGAATCAACAAGACTTGAACCTGAACTGGCTGATATCAGATCAGATATTGACACTTCTGGTCCAAAACTAGGTGACATCCTCCCAGAGCTAAAAAAAATGAACAAAGAAATCGAATCAAACAATAATCAGGAAAATGAAGTAACTGAAGATGCTTCAGAAAACGGTATGAAAGCTGAAAAGCAGGAAGAACCTGTTGCAGATACCAAAGATGAGTTACCAGAGGAAACTGTTCCAGAGGTAGCTTCTGCTGTAGAGTCATTTGAATCCAAGAAGATTGAAAGTGAGCCAGAGAGAGCAGAGGAGCCTAAGACAGAGAATTCCAATGCGGATGATCCTGACAGAGTTCCTGTATCTACAACATACTCTGATGACGAGGTTCCAAACCGTCCTGGTGCTATTCTGATGCACGCAAGAGAAATTCTTGGCCTGTCTCAGCGCGAGGTTGCCCATAAGCTGAATCTTAGAGTTAATTCAGTAAGTGATATTGAGCATGATCGTCTGAATCAGCCGACTGCAGTTCAGTTCGCATCAGTTCACATAGCAAATTATGCAAAGCTGGTAAATATCAATCCTGAACTTCTGGTTGATTTATACAAGCAGAATGTTAGAGCAAATGTTCAGCTTCAGGAAGAGCAGAAGGCTAAGGCAGCCGCAGGTGTAGCAAAGACCGAGAAGAAGAACTTTAAGGTTCCTCTGATGATCGCAGGAGCCGCTGTTCTTGTTGTTGCAACTGCTGCCATCACCTCTTCACTGATGTCAAAGTCGGATTCAAATACTTCCGGTGCTCTGGTTATCGAGGATACAGTTGAGGCTTCTGTTGATTCAGAGGGAACTCTTCTGATGGATACCGAAAATTCCAAGATGAAGACCAATGTGGTTGAGGAAGAGCCTCTGACCGAGCCTGTTGATATGAATACTCTAATGGCACAGGAGCAGTCAAAGAACCTGAATACTGATGAGATTATTGATTCTAAGGCAGGAACTCAGACTACTGTTGAAAAGACCAATACCAATATTTCTCTGAAGGTAAAGGGGGAGGCTGCCAAGAAACTTCAGGCAGCGAAGGTTGATCCTGTTGATGAGAATATAGTTCAGGAAGCAAGCAGCAATCTAAAGAGTGTAAATCTGAACTCTGCAGAAACAGCCAAGACTGTGAAGGCAGAAGAAAATAAGCTGAAGATAACAAATGACAATGTTTTAACCTCCTCCAAGGTTAAGGAAAGTGCAGCAGTGCAGACTGTACAGCCAAAGGTTGAGCCAGTAAAGGCTGAGACTCCAAAGACTGAAAATGCTGAAAAGCCAGTTTCCAAGGCAACTTTGTCTGCAAACACCAGAGATGTTTCATCATCAGTTCGTCTGAATGGAAAGCGTGATCCATTTGAGTCCATGAATACCGCCACCATCAGGGTAACCGGAGATGTTGCCATTAAGGTTACCGGCAACGGAAAACTTTTAAAGCAGGGTAATTTCTCAAGCGGTGATACTATCAAGGTTACAGGTATTCCTCCTTTAAAGATCAGTGTTTCAGATTCTTCAAAGGTTAGAATTTCCTACATGGGCACAACCGTAGCGGTTCCTGGTGCTCAGCAGGTAAGTTTTGCTCTTCCAACCCGTTAG